The proteins below come from a single Dermacentor albipictus isolate Rhodes 1998 colony chromosome 7, USDA_Dalb.pri_finalv2, whole genome shotgun sequence genomic window:
- the LOC135912653 gene encoding neprilysin-1-like isoform X2, translating into MPRKRSDLVRDGSPLPESTYHVATEIRTSCVWNATCVLCFLMAAASGSCAAFYFGEDVSRWLQAKRGVCFTSSCLRLADQIVGTVDMGTDPCDDFYLFSCGAYNHTGTSLPTGHPPDQLLRRVRTLMKHWALEYRTPTQLQVSASLYQGCVAVARDQVRGVRHLLHFMRKHRIDVFKHEPSADPLDVILKLAVRYDIKTLFELAVENRLLVVRRRRDLADWAVRRLALIKNHTYDEYLGSTFALLGITTRVVITFMVGSVWHTEDIVLRLFSRMKKHDGALVFFNFTERGVLDRPEWRSHLGHVWNRVAVKGAPVAAFLNRIFRDMTSLAIAQYVSWEVVRQLGPFADFRLRAPYESDAYTEDRCFRAVYEVAGLAPLAVVMAQDVGTDTVLAAATFLETLLQDVGATDVTLRLLDPKRLLGETLRGAYAPTISGVEDGESDSFLTSYVRALMTSRQRELDGLDSPDPALSTEDVLSYRAVVEGDRLTVPTSLLTWPWFSRDFPRSLNYAGLGFVVLEALVRSGFKLDIQHEHTVGITAVKPVWTPTAGCNDTSGPGGRALEALLQVLNLRGRERNPLRLPGELEALNENQLLFLAFCFRGCARNDTSSDTCNDVLRRMWHFGNTFQCMPGDYMHPKALSGCAVKPEIGARSLFTGEIVRNAARKISTMMFSNDTLDRLKLLFQYPKRRR; encoded by the exons atgCCACGAAAGAGAAGTGATCTGGTTCGTGACGGCTCGCCTTTGCCTGAGTCTACG TATCACGTGGCCACAGAAATCCGGACATCTTGCGTGTGGAACGCCACCTGCGTGTTGTGCTTCCTGATGGCAGCCGCGTCCGGTTCGTGCGCCGCTTTCTACTTCGGCGAGGACGTGTCTCGATGGCTGCAGGCAAAGCGGGGCGTCTGCTTCACCTCGAGCTGCCTCCGGCTGGCCGATCAGATTGTCGGAACCGTAGACATGGGCACCGACCCGTGCGACGACTTTTACCTCTTCTCGTGCGGCGCTTACAACCACACGGGCACCTCCCTGCCAACCGGCCACCCTCCCGACCAACTACTCCGCAGAGTCCGCACGCTCATGAAGCACTGGGCGCTGGAGTACAGGACACCCACTCAGCTGCAGGTCTCCGCGTCTCTCTACCAGGGCTGTGTCGCCGTCGCCAGGGACCAGGTCAGGGGCGTGAGACACCTCCTTCACTTCATGCGCAAGCACCGCATCGACGTCTTCAAGCACGAACCGAGCGCCGATCCCCTGGACGTCATCTTGAAGCTGGCCGTTCGCTACGACATCAAGACGCTGTTCGAACTAGCCGTGGAAAATCGCCTCCTCGTCGTACGCCGCCGCCGGGACCTCGCCGACTGGGCGGTGCGGCGTCTGGCGCTGATCAAGAACCACACGTACGACGAGTACCTCGGAAGCACGTTCGCACTGCTGGGCATCACGACCCGCGTGGTGATCACATTTATGGTCGGATCGGTCTGGCACACGGAAGACATCGTCCTGCGCCTCTTCTCCAGGATGAAGAAGCACGACGGCGCGTTGGTGTTCTTCAATTTCACCGAGCGCGGAGTCCTCGACCGTCCCGAGTGGAGGAGCCACCTGGGTCACGTCTGGAACCGGGTCGCCGTGAAGGGCGCGCCCGTGGCGGCGTTTCTGAACCGTATCTTCCGAGACATGACGTCGCTCGCCATTGCCCAGTACGTGTCCTGGGAGGTGGTCCGGCAGCTGGGTCCGTTCGCCGACTTCCGCCTGCGGGCGCCCTACGAGTCAGACGCGTACACCGAAGACCGCTGCTTTCGCGCCGTGTATGAAGTCGCTGGCCTCGCGCCTCTCGCGGTCGTCATGGCCCAGGACGTCGGCACCGACACCGTCCTCGCGGCTGCCACCTTTCTGGAGACGCTTCTGCAGGACGTGGGTGCCACAGACGTCACCCTGCGACTGCTCGACCCGAAACGTCTTCTCGGTGAAACACTTCGCGGTGCCTATGCACCGACGATCAGTGGTGTGGAAGACGGCGAAAGCGATTCCTTTCTGACGTCCTACGTCCGGGCCCTCATGACGTCCAGGCAACGAGAGCTTGACGGCCTGGACTCTCCCGACCCCGCTCTTAGCACTGAAGACGTTTTATCCTACCGGGCAGTGGTGGAAGGCGACCGGCTCACCGTACCGACCTCTCTGCTCACATGGCCATGGTTTTCGCGCGACTTTCCGCGAAGCTTGAATTATGCTGGCCTTGGCTTCGTTGTTCTCGAAGCACTGGTTCGATCCGGGTTCAAGCTTGACATTCAGCACGAGCACACTGTCGGCATTACAGCGGTGAAACCGGTTTGGACACCAACCGCAGGTTGCAACGACACGTCTGGTCCCGGTGGTCGAGCACTGGAAGCTCTCCTTCAAGTGCTGAATCTGAGAGGTCGTGAGCGGAACCCGTTGAGGTTGCCAGGAGAACTTGAGGCGCTCAACGAGAACCAGCTGTTGTTCCTCGCCTTCTGCTTTCGCGGCTGCGCGAGGAACGACACCAGCAGCGACACGTGCAACGACGTTCTGCGACGCATGTGGCACTTCGGCAACACCTTCCAGTGCATGCCTGGCGATTATATGCATCCCAAGGCACTGTCGGGTTGTGCGGTGAAGCCCGAAATTGGCGCGCGCTCTCTGTTCACTGGAGAAATAGTAAGAAACGCTGCCCGTAAGATTTCGACGATGATGTTTAGCAACGATACCCTGGACCGCTTAAAACTCTTGTTTCAATATCCTAAACGTCGTCGCTGA
- the LOC135912653 gene encoding neprilysin-1-like isoform X1, with protein MPRKRSDLVRDGSPLPESTQYHVATEIRTSCVWNATCVLCFLMAAASGSCAAFYFGEDVSRWLQAKRGVCFTSSCLRLADQIVGTVDMGTDPCDDFYLFSCGAYNHTGTSLPTGHPPDQLLRRVRTLMKHWALEYRTPTQLQVSASLYQGCVAVARDQVRGVRHLLHFMRKHRIDVFKHEPSADPLDVILKLAVRYDIKTLFELAVENRLLVVRRRRDLADWAVRRLALIKNHTYDEYLGSTFALLGITTRVVITFMVGSVWHTEDIVLRLFSRMKKHDGALVFFNFTERGVLDRPEWRSHLGHVWNRVAVKGAPVAAFLNRIFRDMTSLAIAQYVSWEVVRQLGPFADFRLRAPYESDAYTEDRCFRAVYEVAGLAPLAVVMAQDVGTDTVLAAATFLETLLQDVGATDVTLRLLDPKRLLGETLRGAYAPTISGVEDGESDSFLTSYVRALMTSRQRELDGLDSPDPALSTEDVLSYRAVVEGDRLTVPTSLLTWPWFSRDFPRSLNYAGLGFVVLEALVRSGFKLDIQHEHTVGITAVKPVWTPTAGCNDTSGPGGRALEALLQVLNLRGRERNPLRLPGELEALNENQLLFLAFCFRGCARNDTSSDTCNDVLRRMWHFGNTFQCMPGDYMHPKALSGCAVKPEIGARSLFTGEIVRNAARKISTMMFSNDTLDRLKLLFQYPKRRR; from the exons atgCCACGAAAGAGAAGTGATCTGGTTCGTGACGGCTCGCCTTTGCCTGAGTCTACG CAGTATCACGTGGCCACAGAAATCCGGACATCTTGCGTGTGGAACGCCACCTGCGTGTTGTGCTTCCTGATGGCAGCCGCGTCCGGTTCGTGCGCCGCTTTCTACTTCGGCGAGGACGTGTCTCGATGGCTGCAGGCAAAGCGGGGCGTCTGCTTCACCTCGAGCTGCCTCCGGCTGGCCGATCAGATTGTCGGAACCGTAGACATGGGCACCGACCCGTGCGACGACTTTTACCTCTTCTCGTGCGGCGCTTACAACCACACGGGCACCTCCCTGCCAACCGGCCACCCTCCCGACCAACTACTCCGCAGAGTCCGCACGCTCATGAAGCACTGGGCGCTGGAGTACAGGACACCCACTCAGCTGCAGGTCTCCGCGTCTCTCTACCAGGGCTGTGTCGCCGTCGCCAGGGACCAGGTCAGGGGCGTGAGACACCTCCTTCACTTCATGCGCAAGCACCGCATCGACGTCTTCAAGCACGAACCGAGCGCCGATCCCCTGGACGTCATCTTGAAGCTGGCCGTTCGCTACGACATCAAGACGCTGTTCGAACTAGCCGTGGAAAATCGCCTCCTCGTCGTACGCCGCCGCCGGGACCTCGCCGACTGGGCGGTGCGGCGTCTGGCGCTGATCAAGAACCACACGTACGACGAGTACCTCGGAAGCACGTTCGCACTGCTGGGCATCACGACCCGCGTGGTGATCACATTTATGGTCGGATCGGTCTGGCACACGGAAGACATCGTCCTGCGCCTCTTCTCCAGGATGAAGAAGCACGACGGCGCGTTGGTGTTCTTCAATTTCACCGAGCGCGGAGTCCTCGACCGTCCCGAGTGGAGGAGCCACCTGGGTCACGTCTGGAACCGGGTCGCCGTGAAGGGCGCGCCCGTGGCGGCGTTTCTGAACCGTATCTTCCGAGACATGACGTCGCTCGCCATTGCCCAGTACGTGTCCTGGGAGGTGGTCCGGCAGCTGGGTCCGTTCGCCGACTTCCGCCTGCGGGCGCCCTACGAGTCAGACGCGTACACCGAAGACCGCTGCTTTCGCGCCGTGTATGAAGTCGCTGGCCTCGCGCCTCTCGCGGTCGTCATGGCCCAGGACGTCGGCACCGACACCGTCCTCGCGGCTGCCACCTTTCTGGAGACGCTTCTGCAGGACGTGGGTGCCACAGACGTCACCCTGCGACTGCTCGACCCGAAACGTCTTCTCGGTGAAACACTTCGCGGTGCCTATGCACCGACGATCAGTGGTGTGGAAGACGGCGAAAGCGATTCCTTTCTGACGTCCTACGTCCGGGCCCTCATGACGTCCAGGCAACGAGAGCTTGACGGCCTGGACTCTCCCGACCCCGCTCTTAGCACTGAAGACGTTTTATCCTACCGGGCAGTGGTGGAAGGCGACCGGCTCACCGTACCGACCTCTCTGCTCACATGGCCATGGTTTTCGCGCGACTTTCCGCGAAGCTTGAATTATGCTGGCCTTGGCTTCGTTGTTCTCGAAGCACTGGTTCGATCCGGGTTCAAGCTTGACATTCAGCACGAGCACACTGTCGGCATTACAGCGGTGAAACCGGTTTGGACACCAACCGCAGGTTGCAACGACACGTCTGGTCCCGGTGGTCGAGCACTGGAAGCTCTCCTTCAAGTGCTGAATCTGAGAGGTCGTGAGCGGAACCCGTTGAGGTTGCCAGGAGAACTTGAGGCGCTCAACGAGAACCAGCTGTTGTTCCTCGCCTTCTGCTTTCGCGGCTGCGCGAGGAACGACACCAGCAGCGACACGTGCAACGACGTTCTGCGACGCATGTGGCACTTCGGCAACACCTTCCAGTGCATGCCTGGCGATTATATGCATCCCAAGGCACTGTCGGGTTGTGCGGTGAAGCCCGAAATTGGCGCGCGCTCTCTGTTCACTGGAGAAATAGTAAGAAACGCTGCCCGTAAGATTTCGACGATGATGTTTAGCAACGATACCCTGGACCGCTTAAAACTCTTGTTTCAATATCCTAAACGTCGTCGCTGA